One segment of Salvelinus fontinalis isolate EN_2023a chromosome 12, ASM2944872v1, whole genome shotgun sequence DNA contains the following:
- the fbxl9 gene encoding F-box/LRR-repeat protein 14, whose product METPELPLEIVTYILSFLKASDRKEASLVCWSWYDASQDLQFQRNDTFKFPASISSLDLIRGLSRRSRCSLVISHLDGSSMSRAVLQEIGLHLGPRLESLALPGSSVTESSLLALLPHLTALRRLDLRGLDSLFMSGAFLSKEEHRQQVRVALAGLEELDLSDLRYLSDLTFNRLTGCTLRLRRLSLAGCHIAFEFDPYRGCPVGPDSSALLSLRNLRRLLQEQASTVRGLDLSRTSITPESLRSVAQVGGLSLEELRLRGCKELTDYSVEVLCKHQPGLRILDLSACTELTSRAVLAVALGLKGLRFLSLSRDWRMTDKGLADLMMLPELRTLDLSECLHVSGAEIVKGLSALEPRARLETLSFKSCTYIRDLAVFSLARLLGSSLRELDLTSCVYLTDLSVRAIATYLPGLVVLRLGWCKEITDWGLLGMVELTKECEPSKEMEDKGPSFTRTFGNMGFFRPPSMPFQEKPRLVTDEDLGVFKEQEGSSLLALRSLQELDLSACSKLTDSSITQVLRYPDLQRLSLSMLPEISDDSLASVAYHCRSLTSLALSHCPQISDQGIARAAPYLARLQHLYLSCCDAVTDRSLFMLVQHCKRLRTLDISMCKDISITTVDLLQSQLPFLENVHCRFVGGADLTLTL is encoded by the exons ATGGAAACGCCTGAGTTACCTCTTGAG ATCGTCACCTACATCCTAAGTTTCCTCAAAGCATCAGACAGGAAGGAAGCCTCTCTGGTCTGCTGGAGCTGGTATGATGCGAGCCAAGACCTCCAATTTCAG AGGAATGACACCTTCAAGTTCCCAGCCTCTATCTCCTCCCTGGATCTGATCCGGGGCCTGAGTAGGCGTTCCCGCTGCAGCCTGGTCATAAGCCATCTGGATGGGTCCAGTATGTCCCGGGCTGTGCTTCAGGAGATAGGGCTCCATCTAGGCCCTCGGCTGGAGAGCCTGGCCCTGCCAGGAAGCAGCGTGACCGAGTCttccctcctggccctgctgccCCACCTGACCGCCCTGCGCAGGCTTGACCTCCGTGGCCTGGACAGCCTCTTCATGTCTGGAGCCTTCCTGTCCAAAGAAGAGCACCGCCAGCAG GTGCGGGTAGCTTTAGCAGGTCTTGAGGAGCTGGATCTCTCTGACCTGCGCTATCTATCAGATCTCACCTTCAACCGGCTCACGGGCTGCACTCTCAGACTTCGCCGTCTCTCCCTGGCCGGCTGCCACATCGCCTTTGAGTTTGACCCGTACCGTGGCTGCCCCGTGGGGCCTGACTCCTCTGCCCTGCTCTCCCTACGGAACCTCCGCAGGCTGCTGCAGGAGCAGGCCTCCACCGTGCGGGGGTTGGACCTGAGCAGAACTAGCATCACCCCAGAGTCGCTGCGCTCCGTGGCCCAGGTAGGGGGCCTGTCTCTAGAGGAGCTGCGTCTGCGGGGCTGCAAGGAgctgactgactactctgtggaggtgCTCTGCAAGCACCAGCCTGGCCTCCGGATCCTGGACCTCAGCGCCTGTACAGAGCTCACCAGCCGGGCTGTACTGGCTGTGGCCCTGGGCCTGAAGGGCCTCCGGTTCCTCTCTTTGTCCCGGGACTGGAGGATGACGGATAAAGGGCTGGCTGACCTGATGATGCTGCCGGAGCTGAGGACCCTGGATCTGTCTGAGTGCCTGCATGTCAGTGGGGCTGAGATAGTGAAAGGGCTCTCTGCCCTGGAGCCCAGGGCACGGTTGGAGACACTCAGCTTCAAGAGCTGCACCTATATCAGG gaCCTGGCTGTGTTCTCTCTGGCTCGGCTGCTGGGCTCTAGTTTGCGGGAGCTGGACCTCACCTCCTGCGTCTACCTCACAGACCTTAGCGTGCGTGCTATTGCCACCTACCTGCCCGGGCTGGTGGTGCTGCGACTGGGCTGGTGCAAGGAGATCACAGACTGGGGGCTGCTGGGCATGGTGGAGCTCACCAAGGAGTGTGAGCCCAGCAAGGAAatg GAGGACAAGGGGCCCAGCTTCACCCGTACTTTTGGAAATATGGGTTTCTTCCGGCCTCCCAGCATGCCCTTCCAGGAGAAGCCCCGGCTGGTGACGGACGAGGACTTGGGGGTGTTCAAGGAACAGGAGGGGTCCTCACTGCTGGCCCTCAGGAGCCTCCAGGAGCTCGACCTGTCTGCCTGCTCCAAACTCACTGACAGCAGCATCACACAG GTGCTGCGTTATCCAGACCTccagcgcctctctctctccatgctgcctGAGATCAGTGATGACAGCCTGGCGTCGGTGGCCTACCACTGCCGCAGCCTCACCAGCCTGGCACTCAGCCACTGCCCCCAGATCAGTGACCAGGGTATCGCCCGCGCCGCCCCCTACCTCGCCAGGCTGCAGCACCTCTACCTGTCCTGCTGCGACGCAGTCACAGatag GTCTCTCTTCATGCTCGTCCAACACTGTAAGAGACTGCGGACGCTGGACATCTCCATGTGTAAAGACATCTCCATAACAACGGTGGACCTCCTCCAATCCCAGCTGCCCTTCCTAGAGAATGTCCACTGCCGCTTTGTGGGCGGAGCTGACCTGACCCTCACACTCTGA
- the LOC129866789 gene encoding engulfment and cell motility protein 3-like isoform X2 yields MEVMQVVREQITRTLSSKPTSLELFKNKVNALNYSEILKLRQTERLHQEETLAPPVLELKERLRPELLELIRQQRLNRLCQGTLFRKISSRRRQDKLWHCRLSPNHKVLHFGDVEEDTETPTIESLQEKIPVADIKALLTGKDCPHMKEHKGKQTKEVLALAFSVTYDVEEYSLNFIASSRTDFCLWTDGLSVLLGRDMSSECMRSELETLLSMEIKLRLLDLENVPIPDSAPPMPKPPSNFNFCYDFSQAEQ; encoded by the exons ATGGAG GTAATGCAGGTTGTGCGTGAGCAGATCACCAGGACTCTGTCCAGTAAGCCCACCTCTCTGGAGCTGTTTAAGAACAAGGTGAATGCCCTGAACTATAGTGAGATCCTCAAACTACGCCAGACGGAGCGGCTGCATCAAGAGGAGACCCTCGCCCCGCCTGTATT AGAGCTGAAGGAGCGTCTGAGGCCAGAGCTGTTGGAGCTGATTCGCCAGCAGAGACTGAACCGCCTGTGTCAGGGAACCCTCTTCCGCAAGATCAGCAGCCGACGCAGACAGG ATAAGTTGTGGCACTGTCGCCTGTCGCCCAATCACAAAGTCCTGCACTTTGGCGACGTGGAGGAGgacacagaaacacccaccatcgAGAGTCTCCAGGAGAAGA TTCCTGTGGCAGATATCAAAGCGCTGCTGACGGGGAAAGACTGCCCTCACATGAAGGAGCACAAGGGCAAACAGACCAAG GAAGTGTTGGCACTGGCGTTCAGCGTCACGTATGACGTGGAGGAGTACAGCCTCAACTTTATTGCCTCGTCCAGAACAGAC TTCTGCCTGTGGACGGACGGACTGAGCGTGCTCCTGGGACGGGACATGAGCAGTGAGTGCATGAGGAGCGAGCTGGAGACCCTGCTCTCCATGGAGATCAAGCTCCGCCTCCTGGATCTGGAGAACGTGCCCATTCCAGACAGCGCCCCGCCGATGCCCAAACCCCCCAGCAACTTCAACTTCTGCTACGACTTCAGCCAGGCTGAGCAGTAG